In Pseudomonas sp. R76, one genomic interval encodes:
- a CDS encoding methyl-accepting chemotaxis protein: MNSLRNMSISRRLWLILIVAVLMLLTLGLLMLKQIHGDLYQAKRLQTQHVVQTASGVLAYYQNLEKTGVLTREVAQKQALSAVRGLRYDHDDYFWINDLTPVMIMHAANPKLDGQNLSAIRDPDGFAVFNEFVILAKAKGAGIVNYRWPKPGAEAPVEKTSYIQLFEPWGWIIGSGVYVDDVQAEFKGQVWNASLIGLGIALVMAVLVLLIARSIVHPLQAAVNAMANIASGESDLTRSLDTHGRDEVTQLSQHFNSFTAKLRQVVGQLQVCANALGQSSTELGTNASQAHDRSQQQSQQMELVATAINEVTYGVQDVAKNAEHAASEMRDAQAQAQQGQVNIDGSLQQIDQLSSTISQAVEVIRTLSSESTQIGGVLEVIRSIADQTNLLALNAAIEAARAGEQGRGFAVVADEVRLLAQRTQKSTAEIQVMIERLQGHSEAAVKVISDSYSASQLTIEQAGQAGASLTAIGQALRNLNGLNASIASATLQQAHVVEDINQNVTQAAGLSHSTALAAEQSSVASEHLRGLSEQLGGLLRQFKV, encoded by the coding sequence ATGAACAGTTTGCGCAACATGTCGATCAGCCGCCGTCTGTGGCTGATCCTGATAGTCGCCGTGTTGATGCTGCTGACCTTGGGGCTGTTGATGCTCAAGCAGATCCATGGCGACCTCTACCAGGCCAAGCGCCTGCAGACCCAACACGTGGTGCAGACCGCCAGTGGCGTGCTGGCCTATTACCAGAACCTCGAGAAAACCGGCGTGCTGACCCGAGAGGTCGCGCAAAAGCAGGCCCTCAGCGCCGTGCGTGGCTTGCGCTACGACCACGACGATTATTTCTGGATCAACGACCTGACGCCCGTGATGATCATGCACGCGGCCAACCCCAAGCTCGATGGCCAGAACCTCTCGGCGATTCGTGACCCGGACGGTTTTGCGGTATTCAACGAGTTCGTGATCCTGGCCAAGGCCAAGGGCGCCGGTATCGTCAACTATCGCTGGCCCAAGCCGGGTGCCGAAGCGCCGGTGGAGAAAACCTCCTACATCCAACTGTTCGAACCCTGGGGCTGGATCATCGGCTCCGGCGTGTACGTGGATGACGTGCAGGCCGAGTTCAAGGGCCAAGTCTGGAACGCCTCGCTGATCGGCCTGGGCATCGCGCTGGTGATGGCCGTGCTGGTCCTGTTGATCGCCCGCAGCATCGTGCACCCGTTGCAGGCGGCGGTGAACGCCATGGCCAATATCGCCAGCGGCGAAAGCGACCTGACGCGCAGCCTCGACACCCACGGGCGTGACGAAGTCACCCAGCTGTCCCAGCACTTCAACAGTTTTACCGCCAAGCTGCGTCAGGTGGTCGGCCAACTGCAAGTGTGCGCCAACGCCTTGGGCCAATCGTCGACGGAACTGGGCACCAACGCCAGCCAGGCCCATGACCGCAGCCAGCAACAGTCGCAGCAGATGGAGCTGGTGGCGACGGCGATCAATGAAGTGACCTACGGCGTGCAGGACGTGGCGAAAAACGCCGAACACGCCGCCAGCGAAATGCGCGATGCCCAGGCCCAGGCGCAGCAGGGCCAGGTGAATATCGACGGCAGCTTGCAGCAGATCGACCAACTCTCCAGCACCATCAGCCAGGCCGTGGAAGTGATCCGCACCCTGTCCAGCGAAAGCACGCAGATTGGTGGCGTACTGGAGGTGATTCGCTCGATTGCCGACCAGACTAACCTGCTGGCGCTTAACGCCGCGATTGAAGCTGCGCGCGCCGGGGAACAGGGGCGTGGTTTTGCTGTGGTTGCCGATGAGGTGCGATTGCTGGCTCAGCGTACGCAGAAATCCACGGCTGAGATCCAGGTGATGATTGAGCGTCTGCAAGGGCACTCGGAAGCGGCGGTCAAGGTGATCAGCGACAGCTATAGCGCCTCGCAGCTGACGATTGAACAGGCCGGCCAGGCCGGTGCGAGCCTCACCGCCATTGGGCAGGCGCTGCGTAATCTCAACGGGCTGAATGCGTCGATTGCCAGCGCGACGTTGCAACAGGCGCATGTGGTGGAGGACATCAACCAGAACGTCACCCAGGCGGCCGGGCTGTCTCACAGCACTGCGTTGGCGGCGGAGCAGTCGAGCGTGGCGAGTGAGCATTTGCGTGGGTTGAGTGAGCAGCTGGGTGGGTTGTTGCGCCAGTTTAAGGTTTAG